AGCGACTGCGAAACGCCTGAAACAAAAGCCGGATCCCCGAGCTGGGAAAAAACATCCTGATAGTTAAGCGAGCCGAACACGGTAAAAATAAGGAAGATTCCGAGAATAAACCCGAAGTCTCCTATCCTGTTGACTACAAAAGCCTTTCTTCCCGCATAAACTCTGAACGAGTCCTCGTACCAGAAGCCTATAAGCAGGTAGGAGGCAAGACCCACTCCCTCCCATCCGACAAACATCATGGGAAAGTTGTTGCCCAGAACCAGAACGAGCATGAAGAAAACGAAAATGTTCAAATAAGCAAAATACCTCGCGTAGCAGCGGTCGTGGTGCATGTACCCTATCGAGTAGACATGGATTAAAAATCCCACCCATGTCACAACAAGGGCCATTACGGCAGACAGCGAGTCAAAAAGAAACTCGAAACCGATGGTAAGAGTGCCCGAGAGCATCCAGGTGAAAAGCTCGGTCGTGATGGGTTCCGCTCCCGCGGGGCTCTGCGAGAGAAGATCTAGGAAAAGCCGCGTGGATAAAAGGGCGGAGACCAATATGGTCGCACACGCCACCGTCCCCACAATCCTGTCTCTTGAGTGTCTTGTGATCCCGGTAAGCTTTTCGCAAAGACCGGTGGCGAAGAAAAGCCCGTTAAAAAGGGCTCCCGCAAGCGGCGCAAGAACTATTAGAGCAAGCACTCAGGCAAACCTCCGAAGATAAACTAACCCCTAAGCAGTTTCAGCAGATCAATGTCAAGGCTCTCTCTCTGCCTGTAAATCGATACGACAAACGCGAGGCCAACAGCAACCTCTGCAGCCGCAACCGTGACTGACATGAGCACGAACACATGTCCCGTGGCGCCTTCATAGAGCCTTGAGAAAGTAACGAAAAGCAGATTGCACGAGTTAAGCATAAGCTCAAGGCACATAAGCACGACAAGTATGTTCTTTCTTGTAATGACGCCGTAGACCCCTATGGCGAAAAGTACGCAAGCCAGAACGACGTAGTGAGTGACCGTGATTTCCATCTTACGATTCTCTCACCTTGGCTATGACCAGAACACCTACCATGGCTACGACCACAAGAACCGAGGTAAGTTCGAACGCGAGCAGGTAGTCGCTGAAAAGAGATCTCCCCGCATGGGCGACGGTACCGAAATTTTCGGGGTCCCCGAGTTCCGGGAAAACGACCGGTGAAGAGAAGAAAAGCCTTGAGGCTAAAAGTCCCACAACGGCAATGAAAAGGAAAAGAAACGTCATCCTCTTCGGTATGTTCATACTGTCAAACCTGAGCTCGCTGTCCCTTATATTGAGGAACATGACGGTGAAGAGAAAGAGCACCATTATCGCCCCCGCGTAAATCAGTATCTGTATCGCCGCGATGAAATGGGCGTGGAGAAGCACAAAAAGCACCGCCGTCGAGAAAAGGGTAAGAACGAGCGAAATAGCGCTTGTAACGGGGTTTTTATGGCTCACAACCATAATAGCCCCCAAGACGGCAAGCACAGAAAAAATATAAAAAAGGACCGTATGAGACAATGGGGTTTTCCGGAAAAAGGTTTGGCAATGATTATAGTTACAATGCCCGCAGAGTCAAACTTCTGCGCCAAGGCCTATCTGCTTCTCGAAACTCCCGTTTTCGGGCAGTAACCGCTTACGGGACAACGGCTGCAAAGAGGAGATAAGGGCCTGCATATCTGCTGCCCGAGGGCAACGAGAAGAGAGTTGTACTCTATCCAGTGTCTGCGGGGCAGTTTCTCCCGAAGAGCCATCTCGGTTTCGTAAGGACTTTTGGTGTCCACGTACCCCCACCTGTTAGAAATCCTGTGCACGTGAATATCAACGCAGATGGCGGGTTTTCCGTATCCAAGAGAAAGAACCAGATTGGCCGTTTTTCTCCCGACGCCGCGGAATTCTAAAAGCTCGTCCATACTGTCCGGAACCCGGCCATTATGTTCGTCTATCAGTTTTTCACATATCCCTATTATGTTCTCCGCCTTTACCCTGTAAAAACCGACTGGATATATGAGTTTCCTTACCCTTTTTTCCCCAAGCTCAAGCACGGCCCGAGGAGTTGAGGCTTCTCGGAAAAGCCTCGCTGAGGCCTCGGCCGTGGTCTCGTCCTT
This genomic stretch from Candidatus Dadabacteria bacterium harbors:
- the nuoK gene encoding NADH-quinone oxidoreductase subunit NuoK; this encodes MEITVTHYVVLACVLFAIGVYGVITRKNILVVLMCLELMLNSCNLLFVTFSRLYEGATGHVFVLMSVTVAAAEVAVGLAFVVSIYRQRESLDIDLLKLLRG
- a CDS encoding NADH-quinone oxidoreductase subunit J, with product MSHTVLFYIFSVLAVLGAIMVVSHKNPVTSAISLVLTLFSTAVLFVLLHAHFIAAIQILIYAGAIMVLFLFTVMFLNIRDSELRFDSMNIPKRMTFLFLFIAVVGLLASRLFFSSPVVFPELGDPENFGTVAHAGRSLFSDYLLAFELTSVLVVVAMVGVLVIAKVRES
- a CDS encoding endonuclease III: MTVKLERKNIGKVLGILRKEAAGWNVPIVTLTAVSSKSPFRVLISTVLSLRTKDETTAEASARLFREASTPRAVLELGEKRVRKLIYPVGFYRVKAENIIGICEKLIDEHNGRVPDSMDELLEFRGVGRKTANLVLSLGYGKPAICVDIHVHRISNRWGYVDTKSPYETEMALREKLPRRHWIEYNSLLVALGQQICRPLSPLCSRCPVSGYCPKTGVSRSR